In Choristoneura fumiferana chromosome 21, NRCan_CFum_1, whole genome shotgun sequence, a single genomic region encodes these proteins:
- the RpL24-like gene encoding ribosomal protein L24-like has protein sequence MRIETCYFCSSRIYPGHGIQFVRNDCKIFRFCRSKCHAAFKKKKNPRKTKWTKAYRKTAGKELAIDPSFEFEKRRHTPLKYNRELWTKTIEAMKKVEEIRQKRSNNYIMQRLRKGREVEWQRDVREVQRDISLIRSPAAGLKQRQAEEETEMEVEPETIEVVDAKGRKQIIEAPVMVPATGEMIEDGGDIEL, from the exons ATGCGTATAGAAACTTGTTATTTCTGCTCCTCCAGGATTTATCCTGGGCATGGGATACAGTTCGTGAGAAACGACTGCAAG ATTTTCAGATTCTGCCGTTCAAAATGCCATGCAGCATTTAAAAAGAAGAAGAACCCGCGTAAAACCAAATGGACTAAGGCTTACCGTAAGACTGCGGGCAAGGAATTGGCAATTGACCCGTCGTTTGAGTTCGAGAAACGTCGTCATACGCCTTTGAAGTATAATCGTGAACTATGGACGAAAACCATAGAAGCCATGAAGAAGGTCGAAGAGATTAGGCAGAAGCGTTCAAACAATTACATCATGCAGAGATTGAGGAAAGGCCGAGAAGTCGAATGGCAGAGAGATGTTAGAGAAGTACAGAGGGACATTTCACTCATCAG ATCGCCAGCTGCCGGCCTCAAACAAAGACAAGCTGAGGAGGAAACAGAAATGGAAGTGGAACCAGAAACCATTGAAGTGGTTGATGCCAAGGGCCGGAAACAAATCATCGAGGCGCCTGTCATGGTGCCCGCTACTGGTGAAATGATCGAAGATGGTGGAGACATTGAATTATAA